The Clavelina lepadiformis chromosome 1, kaClaLepa1.1, whole genome shotgun sequence genome segment tcCAATAGATTTATGTGGTACCAACAAGGAGTTGTCACAAGTATGTCCATATTGTAGACACACGCTTATACTATTTGCATGTGTGGAAACTAATGCAGCAATAAGAAACATGCTGAATCTTATAGTCTTCTAGGTTGCCGCCAAGAACCACCATCTTGAAACATAAGGACGATGGCCAGAAGCCAAATGTTgccaaaattacaaaacagaGGCGTAACTGAGAATATCTATAGATCTAGTAGAGAGTGTGTACTTGAGTAATACCATAGATTTGGGCTGCCTTTTTTCGTTTATCGTGTAAATCTTGTGGAGATTTTATAGACGTTTATTCCTTTTTTTTAGTCCATTTGTATGTAGTACTGTGACTTTTTTGCTGAGGATATAGCACCACTGTGATCTCATTTAATACAGCTTCTGCCAAATCACCATTATGGTATACTCATTGATACTTTATTAgcacaaacaaaaagttaaaaaaaagaaagagTTCTATCGGACAGGTTGCCAGTGGTCCAAAATTGCAGGATCCGAGAATTTCTGAGGAActataaatacaacaaaacaagACATGATTTTGCTGTAATTAGCTTACTTCTTCTCTTTCAACTCTTCTTTATCATGTTTAGTTTTCAAcattgattttaatattttaaatgccACATGTCAAAAATCTTTTACCTTTCAGTGGGAAATGGTCACTTCTACTCAGAGCATACTCCAAACAGTATTTAAATTTTCCAAGGTAATATTGACCATGTGCTCTTGAGGCATAATAACCAAGCCAAATACCAGCTGCTGCACCAAGAACAATTCTTGGGCCacctaaaaagtaaaatatcaaCATGAGTTAAGATATAATTTAAGTGTCTGAACTCTGAAGTAGTAAATGTAAGAGATAATAATTGTTTagtcagaaaaaaaatgttaaagcttATACAAACCAAGAAGCAATGGAAGATTTGACATGTGGTTTGACAAAGGAGCAGCTGCACCACCAATAAATCCTAGTACTACAGACGCAGGGTTCAAAATTTCAATAGGATGTGATGTTTTCCGAAATTCATTAACAGTGAGGGCATAGTGTGTCCCAAACACATGGGGCATGGCTGGCATGCCCTTTTCACCAAACCAAGGCATTGTGACTTGTTTTTACTTACAAACCAAACAATACCTTCTAAAATAATGGGTTAGTTCAACTTTCAACACTTGAGCATTTCATTGGCAGTTTGTGTACAACAAAGCAGTGGTTCCTAACCTTTCAAAATTAGCATTACCAAAGTTATGATTTGAACAAAAGTTCTAAATTTGTGCATCGTTGGTGAAGGAATGAAAAGTACCACGGCATGGACTTCCATGGTCTGCTGCAAGACGCCATGTAAAATGAGGGACAACTAATGCTCCTCTAACCAAAATATGCATgagtttattacaaaaataaagcaataaaTACGTGCAAGAAAATCTGTGTTGAATCAACCATAGTTGCACTACGCCAAACTACGATGATTTgtaagaaaacaattccagCAACAAACGATTTGCGTTATACTCTCTTTCAAGCCATTAAGTGTGGGAATcaaaaatgtgacaaaaaaaggaaaagtaaacaattCCAAAgcttttcttcaattttaaaagtttgaacattagTACTGTATTAAATTGGAGTATTTGCCaacaatttttagttttggagCAATAGGGAACTTGTTTGATAACCAGGGGCACTAACTTTGCAATGCCTTTAGGCCAGGCATTAACAATGCTTGCTCCTGATGAAAGTTCCAAATTTGGGCAATAcagtaaaaaatgaaataaaacaaaaaatatgtggATCAATCAAAACTTTCACGAAGACTAGCTCAGTAACTTGGACTCGAAtgataaataatatataatcATTGTAGTTGTACAAtgactttcctcagtctgagTATAAAggttatgacatcatacaaGTTAGGATTTGTGTTATTAAGTTTCAAGTATT includes the following:
- the LOC143446817 gene encoding uncharacterized protein LOC143446817, which translates into the protein MPWFGEKGMPAMPHVFGTHYALTVNEFRKTSHPIEILNPASVVLGFIGGAAAPLSNHMSNLPLLLGGPRIVLGAAAGIWLGYYASRAHGQYYLGKFKYCLEYALSRSDHFPLKVPQKFSDPAILDHWQPVR